In one Pseudomonadota bacterium genomic region, the following are encoded:
- a CDS encoding HpcH/HpaI aldolase/citrate lyase family protein, protein MQFIQNKLKAALQDGKAQIGCWLMTGSPLAAEICASSGFDWVLIDMEHTPNDVPQVLSLVHAASAYPVSIAVRAPWNDAVMIKRLLDMGVQTIMLPNVRTKQEAEAAVAAVRYPPRGVRGVSGNSRSNRFGRIKDYFALADQHICLIVQIETKIGWDNVEQIAAVDGIDCLFVGPADLAADIGYLGKNAEAIPQAAIADVIARTVNSGCAAGILAFDDAEAKKWLSKGATLIAVTGDGFLLSRGMDAVVQSFKAAR, encoded by the coding sequence ATGCAATTTATACAGAATAAACTAAAAGCAGCGCTGCAAGACGGTAAGGCTCAAATAGGATGTTGGTTGATGACGGGTAGCCCTTTAGCTGCTGAAATATGCGCATCCAGTGGTTTCGATTGGGTATTAATTGATATGGAACATACCCCGAATGACGTGCCACAAGTGTTATCACTGGTGCACGCGGCTTCGGCATATCCGGTTTCGATTGCGGTACGAGCGCCATGGAATGATGCCGTTATGATTAAACGACTACTGGACATGGGAGTGCAAACCATCATGTTGCCAAACGTTAGGACCAAACAAGAGGCGGAGGCTGCGGTTGCTGCGGTTCGGTATCCACCTCGAGGCGTTAGAGGCGTATCTGGAAACTCTCGATCAAATCGGTTTGGTCGAATTAAAGATTATTTCGCTCTTGCCGATCAGCACATTTGTTTGATTGTTCAAATCGAAACTAAAATAGGTTGGGATAACGTTGAGCAAATTGCTGCTGTTGATGGTATTGATTGTCTTTTTGTCGGGCCTGCTGACTTGGCAGCAGATATTGGGTATCTTGGAAAAAATGCTGAGGCTATTCCGCAGGCTGCTATAGCTGATGTGATTGCGCGCACGGTCAACTCGGGTTGTGCAGCCGGCATCCTTGCGTTTGATGATGCTGAGGCAAAGAAATGGTTGAGTAAAGGTGCGACTCTTATCGCCGTCACGGGGGATGGATTTCTTTTGTCTCGGGGAATGGATGCTGTTGTGCAATCTTTTAAGGCGGCGAGATGA
- a CDS encoding dihydrodipicolinate synthase family protein — protein MSMKFCGVIPILVTPFNEDETVDTSSIQTMIQLMKDIGVNGVTILGVLGEANRLTDNERELIIDTAIQTADQLPVIVGTSATGTRSVIHHNATAKRLGASAVMVTPQTEPGPSDAKVFTHFQTILNETDLPVILQDHPASTGVHMPNELIFRMLDELTGWGGVKLEAVPTAPKLQSLKARYQEKISVMTGLGALYAAFDLESGSDGFNTGFAFPEVLIALVAAAEQKDWTSVHRIYQRFLPLIVYEQHPGVAIRKELFKMRGAIRTARVRSPGVQGTESVTTTLKMLLQYILPNQNVTNPVNLDSI, from the coding sequence ATGAGTATGAAATTTTGTGGCGTTATACCCATTCTAGTTACTCCATTCAACGAAGACGAGACGGTGGACACAAGCTCCATCCAAACTATGATTCAATTAATGAAAGACATTGGAGTGAATGGAGTCACAATATTAGGAGTGCTTGGAGAAGCAAACCGCCTAACTGATAATGAACGAGAGTTAATTATCGACACAGCAATCCAGACAGCTGACCAACTACCCGTTATTGTTGGCACAAGCGCAACTGGAACACGTTCCGTAATCCACCACAACGCTACTGCAAAAAGATTAGGCGCAAGTGCAGTGATGGTGACCCCACAAACAGAGCCGGGTCCATCAGATGCAAAAGTATTTACGCATTTTCAAACCATATTGAATGAAACTGATCTGCCCGTTATTTTGCAAGACCACCCCGCCTCAACTGGCGTACATATGCCCAACGAATTAATCTTTAGGATGTTGGACGAGCTGACTGGATGGGGTGGCGTAAAGTTAGAAGCCGTACCGACCGCACCGAAACTTCAATCACTCAAAGCGCGTTATCAGGAAAAAATCAGCGTAATGACCGGACTTGGCGCTCTGTATGCCGCTTTTGACTTAGAGAGTGGATCGGATGGATTCAACACAGGGTTTGCATTTCCAGAGGTGCTAATAGCGCTGGTGGCGGCCGCAGAACAAAAAGATTGGACGTCCGTTCACAGAATATATCAACGCTTTCTGCCCTTAATCGTTTATGAACAACACCCAGGTGTAGCAATTCGAAAGGAGCTTTTTAAAATGCGCGGAGCTATTCGCACCGCTAGAGTAAGATCTCCAGGAGTGCAAGGCACCGAGTCCGTCACAACAACACTCAAAATGCTTTTGCAGTACATACTACCGAATCAAAACGTGACCAATCCAGTCAATCTAGATTCTATTTAG
- a CDS encoding 2-phosphosulfolactate phosphatase: MIQEVNHFKHKVHVLFKREDLDYERLEGKVAIVLDVLFATTTIIHAIHSGAKDVIPTLNEGAARGVANNYDESARLLAGELYGETLPGFLRPTPLRLAEERLSDKTLIYSTTNGTVALKQAAAADEVFVGALINAEALVDHVLSSCAGKTILVVCSGSMGNPNLEDAFGAGYFIDLLKARMRNAGPDAFSDTAEAARMIFKSELSVESLLRSRVGRMMVERGMEEEVRFAANLSTHQTVPKVFGGIVKPV; the protein is encoded by the coding sequence ATGATTCAGGAAGTCAATCACTTCAAACATAAGGTGCATGTTCTATTCAAAAGGGAAGATCTTGATTATGAGCGACTCGAGGGTAAAGTTGCCATTGTTCTCGATGTTTTATTTGCGACTACGACAATTATTCATGCAATTCATTCTGGCGCGAAAGATGTGATTCCCACTTTGAATGAGGGAGCTGCCCGAGGGGTCGCTAACAATTATGATGAGAGCGCTCGTCTGTTGGCTGGCGAATTGTATGGAGAGACATTGCCGGGGTTTTTACGCCCAACGCCGCTAAGACTGGCTGAGGAACGGTTAAGCGACAAGACATTAATTTACTCAACAACCAACGGTACGGTTGCGCTTAAGCAGGCAGCAGCGGCTGACGAAGTCTTCGTGGGCGCGCTAATTAATGCCGAGGCATTGGTGGACCATGTATTGTCCTCATGCGCTGGGAAAACTATTCTGGTCGTGTGCTCTGGCTCTATGGGTAATCCGAATCTCGAAGACGCTTTTGGCGCGGGTTATTTTATCGATTTATTGAAGGCCCGCATGCGGAATGCGGGCCCTGATGCTTTTTCTGATACTGCAGAGGCGGCACGTATGATTTTCAAATCTGAACTTTCTGTGGAATCTTTGCTCAGATCACGTGTTGGACGTATGATGGTTGAGCGCGGGATGGAAGAGGAGGTTCGGTTCGCGGCAAATCTGAGCACACATCAGACTGTCCCTAAAGTATTTGGTGGGATTGTCAAACCTGTGTGA
- a CDS encoding MaoC family dehydratase — translation MDVEKKLYWEDFAPDIRESMGQVTVDLNEVLEFARRYDPQSFHISEEQAQHSIYGGIIASGWHTCAMVMRLMCDSFLLNSMSLGSPGIEGVKWPHPVYPGDVLTAYRTVIETRASGSKPDRGIVKTFWEVENQNGDLVMSMTGVNFFLRRGVG, via the coding sequence ATGGATGTTGAAAAGAAATTGTATTGGGAGGATTTTGCCCCCGATATTCGAGAGTCAATGGGACAGGTTACTGTTGATCTGAATGAGGTTCTCGAGTTTGCCCGCCGTTATGACCCGCAGTCCTTCCACATCAGTGAGGAACAGGCTCAACATTCGATCTATGGTGGGATTATTGCAAGTGGTTGGCATACTTGCGCAATGGTCATGCGACTTATGTGTGACTCATTCTTGTTGAACTCGATGAGCTTGGGGTCGCCAGGCATAGAAGGGGTGAAATGGCCACACCCAGTGTATCCTGGAGATGTTTTAACCGCATATCGAACAGTTATTGAAACTCGAGCTTCCGGGTCTAAACCTGATCGTGGGATTGTAAAAACGTTTTGGGAAGTCGAAAACCAAAATGGTGATTTAGTTATGTCTATGACGGGTGTTAACTTCTTTTTAAGGCGAGGGGTAGGTTAA
- a CDS encoding 3-hydroxyacyl-CoA dehydrogenase family protein, with the protein MIFKTVGVVGAGLMGSEIALVFALSGRRVKLHDADPSLVDQAMKRLERVLEKGVDRGVYDPGVIDVVLPRIERCKGLDNYSDCDLVVEAVFEDEKVKASVFSDLDRFVSNDCVLASNTSSISITTLASKVSESRRTHFIGTHFFSPASRMKLVEVIPGLDTDASIVAQVMNICREIGKTPIEVKDVVGFAVNRLLHAMMIEATRLVEEGVASPEDIDVACRLGLGHPIGPFQLMDATQISLSLQVQEILCEAYGDRFKPRPIMKQMVGAGYNGKKSGRGWYKS; encoded by the coding sequence ATGATATTTAAAACGGTAGGCGTAGTTGGTGCTGGTTTAATGGGATCAGAGATTGCACTTGTATTCGCGCTTTCAGGTCGACGAGTGAAATTGCATGATGCAGACCCGTCGCTTGTTGATCAAGCTATGAAGCGGTTAGAACGCGTACTAGAAAAGGGCGTCGATCGAGGGGTCTATGATCCGGGTGTGATTGATGTAGTTTTGCCTCGCATTGAACGCTGCAAGGGTTTAGATAATTACTCTGATTGTGATTTAGTTGTTGAGGCAGTGTTTGAAGACGAAAAGGTGAAGGCGAGCGTGTTTTCCGATTTGGATAGATTTGTTTCTAATGACTGTGTGTTGGCTAGCAATACTTCTAGTATCTCAATTACGACGCTTGCGTCTAAAGTTTCTGAGTCTCGCAGGACGCACTTTATCGGTACCCATTTTTTTTCGCCAGCGTCGCGAATGAAGCTGGTAGAGGTTATCCCCGGTTTAGATACTGATGCATCAATCGTTGCGCAGGTGATGAATATATGTCGAGAGATTGGAAAAACACCTATCGAAGTTAAAGATGTTGTCGGTTTCGCGGTTAATCGTCTGCTTCACGCAATGATGATTGAAGCGACCCGATTAGTTGAGGAAGGAGTTGCTTCGCCTGAGGATATAGATGTCGCATGCCGTCTAGGTCTTGGACATCCCATTGGTCCCTTCCAATTGATGGACGCGACACAAATTAGTCTATCTCTACAAGTCCAGGAAATTTTATGTGAGGCTTATGGTGATCGTTTTAAGCCAAGGCCCATCATGAAACAAATGGTTGGTGCTGGTTATAACGGGAAAAAATCCGGTCGGGGTTGGTATAAGTCGTAA
- a CDS encoding acyl-CoA/acyl-ACP dehydrogenase yields the protein MKFVFTDEQKLFKDGLDRFLEKNFSLDARRKMVESKEAHSEHVWAGLASMGALGVPVSEDSGGFGGAGIEAMIIMQHLGKHLVLEPYLSSVILAGGLVDLCGSEFQKKVLIPDLVAGEGKLAFAHIEQLNDEGGELLHTTATQSGNNWVLKGEKKLILGGATANRFIVSARTRESDDKNVGVTLFIVESLDEKIGGKAYPLIDGSRVLDIQLNDVEVGPESVLGTIDQGQSAIDCVNDRATAAICAEALGIMEVIHEMTMEYLRTRKQFGSALSQFQVLQHRAVDMFINIEEVRSLVMYAAAKAWSANEHERVRAVSAAKALTNRAARLVAQEAIQLHGGMGMTLELPLADFVRRLLAIELMFGGERFQRRRFADAEDQGSAKSVYVSPKKRWKQI from the coding sequence ATGAAGTTTGTATTTACGGATGAACAGAAGCTGTTCAAAGATGGTTTAGATCGATTTCTTGAGAAAAATTTTTCTCTTGATGCTAGAAGAAAAATGGTCGAATCAAAAGAAGCCCACTCTGAGCATGTATGGGCGGGCCTGGCATCTATGGGAGCCCTAGGCGTGCCTGTTTCAGAAGATAGTGGAGGGTTCGGTGGGGCGGGAATTGAAGCTATGATTATCATGCAGCATCTGGGTAAGCATTTGGTTCTTGAACCTTATTTATCCTCTGTCATCTTGGCAGGCGGGTTGGTTGATCTCTGTGGCTCTGAGTTCCAGAAAAAAGTATTAATTCCAGATCTCGTGGCAGGAGAGGGTAAGTTGGCCTTCGCGCACATTGAGCAATTGAACGATGAGGGCGGAGAGTTACTTCATACAACAGCAACCCAGTCTGGCAACAATTGGGTGCTCAAAGGGGAAAAGAAATTAATTCTTGGGGGTGCGACAGCGAATCGGTTCATTGTCTCAGCGAGAACTAGAGAGAGTGATGATAAAAACGTAGGCGTGACTCTGTTTATTGTCGAATCGTTAGATGAGAAAATAGGCGGTAAAGCATATCCATTGATCGATGGTAGTCGAGTGTTGGATATTCAATTAAATGATGTTGAGGTCGGTCCCGAATCTGTTTTGGGAACAATTGATCAAGGTCAGTCGGCTATTGATTGTGTTAATGATCGAGCCACAGCAGCCATTTGCGCTGAGGCGCTTGGAATTATGGAGGTCATCCACGAAATGACAATGGAGTATCTTCGGACTAGAAAGCAGTTTGGATCGGCTTTGTCGCAGTTTCAAGTGCTTCAACATCGAGCGGTTGACATGTTTATCAATATTGAAGAGGTTCGATCTTTAGTGATGTATGCAGCAGCGAAGGCTTGGAGTGCAAATGAGCACGAAAGAGTTAGGGCAGTTTCAGCTGCAAAGGCTCTGACAAATCGTGCTGCTCGGCTGGTTGCGCAAGAAGCAATTCAGCTTCACGGTGGAATGGGGATGACGCTTGAATTACCGCTGGCGGACTTTGTAAGACGGCTGTTGGCAATTGAGCTGATGTTTGGTGGTGAGCGATTTCAAAGACGTCGGTTTGCGGATGCTGAAGATCAAGGTTCCGCAAAAAGTGTATATGTTTCTCCCAAAAAGCGATGGAAACAAATCTGA
- a CDS encoding acyl-CoA dehydrogenase family protein, which produces MDINFTQEEISFSEEVRDFVSKQLPGDVSKKVLEHKRIGKEDVLKWHLALYEKGWVAPSWPERFGGCGWNSVYRHIFDVESSALGAPRLSPFGLGMIGPVLMAHGTEAQQNIYLPKILSGEEWWCQGYSEPGSGSDLASLNTRAERKGGSFVVNGQKTWTTHAQWADKIFCLVRTGSGTRKQEGISMLLCDMNTPGIEIRPIVTLDGEHEVNEVWFQDVEVPIENLVGDEGKGWSIGKFLLSHERTAIAGVGVSKQELVYLKHLASIHHYHGKPVKDDPVFLDRIAELEIDLLALEMTVLRVAAGEVSGGEPGPEASILKIRGTEIQQRLTELQLEVAGQSALPHLPMAWGDHWLGETPGALHAAPLAARYLNTRKTSIYGGTNEIQRNIIAQRVLGL; this is translated from the coding sequence ATGGATATTAACTTTACTCAAGAAGAGATTTCCTTCTCAGAAGAAGTTAGAGATTTTGTTTCTAAGCAATTGCCTGGCGATGTCTCGAAAAAAGTTTTAGAACATAAACGCATTGGCAAAGAGGATGTTCTTAAATGGCATTTGGCTCTGTATGAGAAGGGATGGGTAGCGCCTAGTTGGCCTGAACGATTTGGCGGTTGTGGTTGGAACTCTGTATATCGACATATATTTGATGTTGAGTCGTCTGCTCTTGGCGCTCCTCGGTTGTCGCCCTTTGGCCTAGGTATGATTGGCCCAGTACTTATGGCTCACGGCACAGAAGCACAACAGAATATTTATCTGCCTAAAATACTTTCAGGAGAAGAGTGGTGGTGCCAGGGATATTCTGAGCCTGGATCCGGTTCTGATTTGGCTTCATTAAATACTCGAGCCGAAAGAAAAGGCGGTTCTTTCGTTGTTAATGGGCAGAAAACGTGGACAACTCATGCTCAATGGGCAGATAAAATATTTTGTCTGGTACGAACAGGATCTGGCACTCGTAAGCAAGAGGGTATTTCCATGTTGCTTTGTGATATGAATACGCCAGGTATTGAGATTAGGCCAATTGTGACGCTGGACGGTGAGCATGAAGTCAATGAAGTCTGGTTTCAAGATGTAGAAGTGCCGATTGAGAATTTGGTTGGGGATGAGGGTAAGGGATGGTCGATCGGAAAGTTTTTGCTCTCTCATGAGCGAACCGCAATTGCTGGGGTAGGTGTTTCTAAGCAAGAGTTAGTTTATCTCAAGCACCTTGCATCGATACATCACTATCATGGTAAGCCAGTGAAGGATGATCCGGTTTTTTTGGATCGTATTGCTGAGTTAGAGATCGATCTTTTAGCACTGGAGATGACCGTTTTGAGAGTGGCTGCAGGTGAGGTTTCTGGCGGAGAGCCTGGACCAGAGGCATCAATCTTGAAAATTCGCGGTACTGAAATACAACAACGACTTACTGAGCTTCAACTTGAAGTTGCCGGTCAGTCGGCTTTGCCCCACTTGCCGATGGCATGGGGTGATCATTGGTTGGGTGAGACTCCTGGCGCTCTTCATGCGGCACCGCTTGCCGCGCGTTACTTAAATACTCGAAAGACCTCTATTTATGGGGGGACCAACGAGATACAACGAAACATTATTGCTCAACGAGTCTTAGGGCTCTGA
- a CDS encoding aspartate aminotransferase family protein: MRPLWLPFTPNRQFKAAPRLIHKARGMFYETTEGKEILDGIAGLWCVNAGHGREPIVKAIQRQAKDLDFAPSFNMGHPIQFQAAELISNLAPEGLDTVFFTNSGSEAIDTALKVALGYYRAKGEHRHRFVGRERGYHGVGFGGMSVGGMTSNRKLFSTALLPGVDHLPHTHNLEENAFSKGQPTWGAHLADDLERIVTLHDQSNIAAVIVEPVAGSTGVLVPPIGYLQRLREICDKYGILLIFDEVITGFGRTGKAFAADTFEVTPDMITFAKGVTNGAVPLGGVIVSEKIYHAFLNGPEEQIEFFHGYTYSGHPLASAAAIATLDVYKEEGLFEKSKELAPYFEEALHSLKGLPHVIDIRNLGLMGGIELDPIPGLPGKRANKIFVTCYENGVLVRTSGDTIALTPSFIASKHHIDKIVETIKIALKSH; encoded by the coding sequence ATGAGACCGCTCTGGTTGCCGTTCACTCCTAACCGACAATTTAAAGCTGCCCCAAGACTCATCCATAAAGCGCGCGGTATGTTTTATGAAACGACTGAGGGCAAAGAAATTCTTGATGGCATCGCAGGCTTATGGTGTGTCAATGCTGGGCACGGTAGAGAGCCTATCGTCAAAGCCATTCAAAGACAGGCTAAAGACCTCGATTTCGCCCCATCTTTTAATATGGGCCACCCCATTCAGTTTCAAGCCGCAGAATTGATTTCGAACTTGGCACCCGAAGGACTTGATACCGTTTTTTTCACAAACTCTGGCTCCGAAGCCATCGATACCGCGTTAAAGGTTGCCCTTGGTTACTATCGTGCAAAAGGAGAACACAGGCATCGGTTTGTAGGAAGGGAGCGGGGTTATCATGGTGTGGGATTTGGAGGTATGTCCGTAGGAGGAATGACGTCGAACCGCAAGCTCTTCAGCACTGCACTGCTTCCTGGTGTTGATCACCTTCCCCACACACACAACCTTGAAGAAAACGCGTTTTCTAAGGGTCAACCGACTTGGGGTGCTCATTTAGCTGATGATCTTGAACGTATCGTGACACTTCATGATCAATCAAATATTGCTGCTGTTATCGTAGAACCTGTAGCTGGCTCCACAGGCGTACTCGTACCTCCAATAGGCTATTTACAGAGACTTCGTGAGATTTGCGACAAATATGGAATACTACTAATTTTCGATGAAGTGATCACAGGTTTTGGTCGAACCGGTAAGGCGTTTGCAGCAGACACCTTCGAAGTTACACCCGACATGATCACATTCGCTAAAGGTGTGACGAACGGCGCAGTCCCACTGGGCGGAGTCATCGTGAGTGAAAAAATCTATCATGCATTTCTCAATGGGCCTGAAGAACAAATTGAATTCTTCCACGGGTATACCTACTCGGGACACCCATTAGCTAGCGCTGCAGCCATCGCCACACTAGATGTATACAAAGAAGAGGGCCTTTTCGAAAAAAGTAAGGAGTTAGCACCGTATTTCGAGGAAGCCCTGCATTCACTAAAAGGTCTACCTCACGTTATTGATATCCGAAACCTTGGACTAATGGGTGGAATTGAACTTGACCCCATTCCTGGATTACCCGGAAAACGAGCGAACAAGATATTTGTAACCTGTTATGAAAATGGGGTCTTAGTAAGAACTAGTGGAGATACAATTGCATTAACACCTTCGTTCATTGCATCGAAACATCACATTGACAAAATCGTCGAAACGATAAAGATAGCACTTAAGTCGCATTAG
- a CDS encoding M81 family metallopeptidase, with product MKILIAQMEHETNTFSPVETPWESFGPDGPYIGVHAYHAMKGTKTPIGAFIDIAEQENADIVTPVAGFAYPSGPVSAVAYDRFCELIIEGVRQGCDLIMLDLHGAMVVRDRTLDGEGTLLKKIREVAPTTPIAVSLDLHANVTSDMVRNANIIVGYKTYPHIDMYETGMRAGKLLLRLYRGEIEPVMHWNNIPLLAQTLKMNTSEGAMKDYADRAAHSERKPNVLASSAFGGFPMADIPDAGMSVVMITDNDHDLAKTECEAILSVAWEQKEAFIWRDEPLEDSIRHAKSLKEGPILLLDHPDNCATGATQDTMTTLREALKQGLSDIAVGPIRDPEAVGQLIEAGIGAMITLPIGGKTDMPAINKKGEPLELTGVIKNITDGNYVITGPQFTGVKASMGRTVVFDTGDAELVITEKLQEPWDRGVFTSVGIDPTTKKYLLLKSRMYFRPVFLPIAKHSVYCAGVGVGSSDWTMFNYEKIRRPIYPLDNLD from the coding sequence ATGAAAATTTTGATAGCCCAAATGGAACATGAAACCAATACGTTCTCTCCCGTAGAAACACCGTGGGAATCGTTTGGTCCGGACGGTCCCTATATTGGTGTTCATGCCTATCACGCAATGAAAGGCACAAAGACGCCAATCGGTGCATTTATCGATATCGCGGAACAAGAAAATGCAGATATTGTTACTCCAGTGGCTGGCTTTGCTTATCCCAGCGGCCCGGTCTCCGCAGTCGCCTACGATCGATTTTGTGAACTCATTATCGAGGGTGTGCGGCAAGGCTGCGATCTAATCATGTTAGATCTCCATGGCGCCATGGTCGTCAGAGATAGGACACTCGACGGCGAAGGTACTTTGCTCAAGAAAATTCGTGAGGTGGCACCAACAACTCCCATTGCTGTTTCTCTAGACTTACATGCCAACGTCACGTCAGACATGGTGCGTAATGCAAATATCATTGTTGGATATAAAACATATCCACATATCGATATGTACGAAACCGGAATGCGCGCAGGAAAATTACTACTGAGGTTGTATCGAGGAGAGATCGAACCGGTGATGCACTGGAACAATATTCCCTTGCTCGCACAAACGCTCAAAATGAACACATCAGAAGGCGCCATGAAGGACTACGCTGATCGAGCCGCCCATTCAGAGCGTAAACCTAACGTTTTAGCAAGCTCTGCTTTTGGTGGCTTCCCAATGGCAGACATACCGGATGCCGGTATGAGTGTCGTGATGATTACGGATAATGACCACGATTTAGCAAAAACAGAATGTGAGGCAATCCTGAGTGTCGCCTGGGAACAAAAGGAAGCATTTATCTGGAGGGACGAACCATTAGAAGATTCCATTCGTCACGCGAAGTCGCTAAAAGAAGGTCCAATACTTCTACTCGATCACCCAGACAACTGTGCTACTGGAGCCACTCAAGACACGATGACAACCCTACGAGAAGCACTCAAGCAGGGTCTGAGTGATATCGCAGTAGGTCCAATTCGCGATCCAGAGGCTGTCGGCCAATTGATTGAAGCCGGAATTGGGGCAATGATCACCCTTCCCATTGGTGGTAAAACAGATATGCCAGCTATCAATAAAAAAGGAGAGCCGCTTGAGTTGACCGGTGTTATAAAAAATATTACCGATGGTAACTATGTCATTACTGGCCCACAATTTACGGGTGTAAAAGCCTCTATGGGCCGTACCGTAGTATTCGATACGGGAGACGCTGAACTTGTAATCACTGAAAAACTGCAAGAACCTTGGGATCGAGGTGTCTTTACGAGTGTTGGTATCGACCCCACAACAAAAAAATATTTATTACTGAAGTCCAGAATGTATTTTCGACCGGTATTCTTACCCATCGCAAAGCACAGCGTTTACTGTGCCGGTGTCGGGGTAGGTTCGTCAGATTGGACAATGTTCAATTATGAAAAGATCCGACGACCAATCTATCCGCTTGATAATCTAGACTAG
- a CDS encoding CoA-acylating methylmalonate-semialdehyde dehydrogenase, producing the protein MKVINHFINGAHYQGQDKNTVDVFNPGTGEVTARVALASKQETEEAIRVATEALPSWSNTPPLKRARVMFKYKQLLEHHIDDLAAMITSEHGKVFSDAKGEIARGIEVVEYACGIPQLLKGEYTEQVGAGVDSYSVRQPLGVCAGITPFNFPAMVPMWMFPMAIACGNTFILKPSEKDPSPSLLMADLAKEAGLPDGVFNVVQGDKIAVDTLLSDPRISAISFVGSTPIAEYVYRTGTQYGKRVQALGGAKNHLVVMPDADIEQAVDALMGAAYGSAGERCMAISVGVVVGDIADQLVARLIERTTELKIGNGIINEPDMGPLVTSAHLEKVKSYIEKGISEGASLIVDGRNTSVAGYENGFFIGGCLFDHVTPSMTIYKEEIFGPVLSIVRVDDFEAALQLINAHEFGNGVSLFTRDGYTAREFASRIQVGMVGINIPIPVPVAFHSFGGWKRSLFGDHYAYGPEGVRFYTHLKTVTTRWPTDAKSGAEFTMPVMK; encoded by the coding sequence ATGAAAGTAATTAACCATTTTATTAACGGCGCACACTATCAAGGCCAAGACAAAAACACGGTAGATGTCTTCAACCCAGGGACGGGGGAGGTGACTGCGCGCGTTGCGCTTGCTTCAAAACAGGAAACGGAAGAAGCGATTCGGGTGGCAACTGAGGCCCTACCCTCATGGTCCAACACACCCCCATTGAAACGGGCTCGCGTGATGTTCAAGTATAAACAACTTCTTGAGCATCATATTGACGATCTCGCTGCAATGATCACCAGCGAACACGGAAAAGTTTTTTCAGACGCTAAAGGAGAAATTGCAAGAGGCATAGAAGTTGTCGAATACGCCTGCGGGATACCACAGTTACTTAAAGGAGAATACACGGAGCAAGTGGGGGCAGGGGTCGATAGTTATTCTGTTCGACAGCCGCTAGGCGTATGCGCCGGAATCACTCCTTTTAACTTTCCCGCCATGGTGCCCATGTGGATGTTTCCCATGGCCATCGCCTGTGGAAATACTTTCATTTTAAAACCCTCTGAGAAAGACCCTTCCCCGAGTCTTCTGATGGCAGACTTGGCAAAGGAAGCAGGGCTTCCTGATGGCGTATTCAATGTTGTACAAGGTGACAAAATTGCTGTAGACACGCTACTGAGTGACCCGAGAATTTCAGCTATTAGCTTTGTAGGGTCTACGCCAATTGCGGAATACGTCTACAGAACTGGCACACAATATGGAAAGCGCGTGCAAGCGCTAGGAGGGGCAAAAAACCATTTAGTTGTTATGCCGGATGCGGATATTGAGCAAGCCGTAGACGCGTTAATGGGTGCTGCTTATGGATCTGCAGGTGAACGCTGCATGGCAATCTCTGTCGGAGTGGTTGTGGGCGACATTGCCGACCAATTAGTGGCGCGACTCATTGAACGAACTACCGAGCTTAAAATTGGAAATGGCATAATCAACGAGCCTGATATGGGCCCATTGGTTACAAGCGCTCATCTTGAAAAAGTAAAAAGCTACATTGAAAAAGGAATTTCAGAAGGCGCGTCATTAATTGTGGATGGAAGAAATACTTCCGTTGCCGGTTACGAAAATGGGTTTTTTATCGGAGGCTGTCTTTTCGATCATGTCACCCCTAGTATGACCATATATAAAGAAGAAATCTTTGGTCCCGTTTTATCGATCGTCAGAGTTGATGACTTTGAGGCCGCTTTACAACTCATCAATGCGCACGAATTCGGTAATGGAGTATCTCTATTCACAAGAGATGGATATACCGCACGGGAATTCGCATCACGCATTCAAGTTGGCATGGTGGGTATTAACATTCCCATCCCGGTACCTGTCGCTTTTCATAGTTTTGGCGGATGGAAGCGTTCACTATTCGGAGATCATTATGCCTACGGACCAGAAGGGGTGCGTTTTTATACTCATCTTAAAACTGTCACTACCCGGTGGCCGACAGATGCTAAAAGTGGTGCCGAATTTACAATGCCCGTTATGAAGTAA